A single genomic interval of Falco cherrug isolate bFalChe1 chromosome 8, bFalChe1.pri, whole genome shotgun sequence harbors:
- the DHRS9 gene encoding dehydrogenase/reductase SDR family member 9, which yields MSPQNLSLSDSLHIAVLASILSFIIYWLIRDSHRLRNLSGKHVFITSCDTELGNSLAKWLDKRGFCVIAACATEKGCQELQSCSSLSLKTVNLNLADSNSISRAVVFVTKETAGNGLFGLVSNAEGTAPVAPTDWLRIEDFHSVLDVSLLGSIEVTLKLLPLLKKAEGRIVNLINAKGLMAFVGGGYSLSKWGMEAFSDTLRIEMQHFGVKVSIVEHGFFRRGVVNSDVIEKTLFRLWNGLNPEIRDSYGERYFVEYTKAQRSSVKRLCDFDISKVIKCMEHALIAKYPRTRYGAGWDAKFFWLFLSYAPSCLSDLLLCMTFPAPAASGKSVHGVLINI from the exons ATGTCTCCCCAGAAT CTCTCACTTTCAGACTCGCTGCACATAGCAGTTTTGGCTTCCATACTTTCTTTTATCATTTACTGGCTCATCAGAGACAGTCACAGATTGAGAAACCTGAGTGGAAAGCATGTCTTCATAACAAGCTGTGACACTGAACTTGGAAACTCACTGGCTAAATGGCTTGACAAAAGGGGATTTTGTGTCATTGCTGCATGTGCCACAGAAAAAGGATGCCAAGAGCTACAGTCCTGCTCCTCACTCTCATTGAAGACAGTGAACCTCAACTTAGCTGACTCCAACAGCATTTCCAGGGCTGTGGTGTTTGTGACCAAAGAGACAGCTGGCAATG GGCTTTTTGGATTGGTGAGCAATGCTGAAGGAACAGCACCTGTAGCACCCACTGACTGGCTGAGGATTGAAGACTTCCACTCAGTGCTGGATGTTAGTCTGCTGGGATCGATTGAAGTCACGCTCAAGCTTCTGCCACTTCTGAaaaaagctgagggaagaatAGTCAATCTAATCAATGCCAAAGGCCTCATGGCTTTTGTAGGGGGTGGCTACAGTCTGTCCAAATGGGGCATGGAAGCTTTCTCTGACACCTTACG gaTAGAGATGCAGCATTTTGGAGTGAAAGTAAGCATTGTTGAGCATGGTTTCTTTAGAAGAGGAGTTGTTAATTCAGATGTCATTGAGAAAACCCTCTTCAGACTTTGGAATGGACTGAATCCCGAGATCAGGGACTCCTATGGAGAAAGATACTTTGTTGAAT aTACAAAAGCTCAAAGATCATCAGTGAAAAGACTGTGTGATTTTGATATTTCTAAGGTCATAAAATGCATGGAACATGCCCTGATAGCAAAGTACCCCAGGACACGATATGGAGCTGGATGGGATGCAAAGTTCTTCTGGCTGTTTCTCTCCTACGCCCCAAGCTGTTTATCTGACTTGCTGCTGTGTATGACatttccagctccagcagctagTGGGAAATCAGTTCATGGAGTTCTAATTAACATTTAG